In Oceanobacillus sp. FSL K6-2867, one DNA window encodes the following:
- a CDS encoding helix-turn-helix domain-containing protein — protein MEKKPELCQVEDALGILVGKWKPIILLNLLQEGTKRFSELKRSMPGITQKMLTNQLRELEAEDIVMRKVYPQVPPKVEYSITEYGKSLEPILEAMHEWGVKHTLHKQEKVNQENIQ, from the coding sequence ATGGAAAAGAAACCAGAACTTTGTCAGGTTGAAGATGCTTTGGGCATATTAGTCGGCAAATGGAAACCGATTATTTTGTTAAATCTTTTGCAGGAAGGAACGAAACGGTTTAGTGAACTAAAACGAAGTATGCCGGGGATTACGCAGAAAATGTTAACCAATCAGCTGCGGGAATTAGAGGCAGAGGACATTGTGATGCGTAAAGTATATCCGCAAGTACCCCCAAAAGTAGAGTATTCCATTACAGAATATGGAAAAAGCTTAGAGCCGATTTTAGAAGCCATGCATGAATGGGGAGTAAAGCACACTTTGCATAAACAGGAAAAGGTCAATCAAGAGAATATCCAGTAA
- a CDS encoding Ku protein, with the protein MHTMWKGTISFGLVNIPVKMHAATENKDIKLRQLHKECKSPVKYEKVCPVCEKEVKNEDIVKAYEYAKNKFVILDEEELESLRKEQEDKAVEILDFVQLEDIDPIYFEKSYYLSPNDGGGKAYGLLRSALSDTGKIGIAKIIIRAKEQLAVIRVYENVLVVETIHYPDEVRSIQDVPNIPEEVEIVKKELDTAKMLIEQLTNDFEPEKYTDDYRTALMELIEEKKNNEQTATGKEKAAPDNVTNLMDALQASLDRAKKDKPKPKQAKRKTTTKKKIAT; encoded by the coding sequence ATGCATACAATGTGGAAGGGAACCATTAGCTTTGGTTTAGTCAATATTCCGGTGAAAATGCATGCAGCTACTGAAAACAAGGATATTAAATTAAGACAGCTGCATAAGGAATGCAAATCCCCGGTAAAATATGAAAAGGTTTGTCCTGTTTGTGAAAAAGAAGTTAAAAATGAAGATATTGTCAAAGCCTATGAATATGCAAAAAATAAATTTGTTATTTTAGATGAGGAAGAATTAGAATCCTTAAGGAAAGAACAAGAGGATAAAGCTGTTGAAATCCTTGATTTTGTTCAATTAGAAGATATTGATCCAATTTATTTTGAGAAGAGCTATTATTTATCTCCCAATGATGGAGGGGGTAAGGCTTATGGGCTGTTGCGCAGTGCATTAAGCGATACCGGAAAAATCGGGATTGCCAAAATAATTATTCGAGCAAAGGAACAGCTTGCGGTTATACGGGTTTATGAAAACGTGCTTGTAGTCGAGACCATTCATTATCCGGATGAGGTAAGAAGTATACAGGATGTCCCAAACATCCCAGAAGAAGTTGAAATTGTAAAAAAAGAGTTAGATACTGCTAAAATGTTGATTGAACAGTTAACGAACGACTTTGAACCAGAGAAATATACCGATGATTATCGAACAGCACTAATGGAATTAATTGAAGAGAAGAAAAACAATGAACAGACTGCAACAGGTAAGGAGAAAGCTGCACCTGATAATGTTACGAACTTAATGGATGCACTTCAAGCATCATTGGACCGCGCCAAAAAAGACAAACCAAAGCCAAAACAAGCAAAACGAAAAACAACAACGAAGAAAAAGATTGCCACATAA
- a CDS encoding DNA ligase D, which yields MDIMKPRISSEIPLGDDWIYEVKYDGFRCVLTWDTDGTIKLLSKNNTDLTINFPEITSYCLEAYPLVKSSLPLTLDGELVIANTDHQSNFSLLQKRGRLKNQESIQEAASVRPATLILFDLLVLKGKSYKSQKLYVRKKALEALFHKLHGERIWLIESFRSDDIINKIVFEQKAEGMVAKRRTSTYQTGKQHHDWYKIKNWRVIHGFLIAYDTGNDYFDIGIFHQNQIYVIGKCKHGLDKDSFQTVKQLFMINGKKQGKRHLLPPALCASIHTLDLYKQELREPEFAGLLPHGKPEECTFERLQLDLAMLPKTIDLTNTEKLLWPDVYISKGELLSYMREISPYMLPFLQKRELTIIRCPDGINKEHFFQKHLPDYAPDFITSIPSGEGRTFVCDRLDTLIWFANHGAVEYHIPFQHARSTVPSEIAFDLDPPDREHFHLAIRAAQLIKSLLDDLNLISFVKTSGNKGLQIYIPLRPGSMTYEETATFTKAIAVTIENTYPEYFTTERMKKKRNGRLYIDYVQHGKDKTLIAPYSPRMTKEGTVATPLFWKEVNENLHPTHFTIQNVIERVKNNGCPFRNYFDTATTQSLNKVLPLVRE from the coding sequence ATGGATATTATGAAGCCCAGAATATCTTCTGAAATTCCACTCGGTGATGATTGGATCTATGAGGTTAAATATGATGGATTCAGATGTGTGCTTACGTGGGATACAGATGGCACAATTAAATTACTAAGTAAAAATAATACAGATTTAACAATAAACTTTCCTGAAATTACGTCGTATTGCCTGGAAGCTTATCCACTGGTTAAATCTTCTTTGCCTTTAACATTAGATGGCGAACTTGTCATTGCGAATACTGATCACCAATCCAATTTTTCTCTGCTCCAAAAAAGAGGCAGATTAAAGAATCAAGAATCAATCCAAGAAGCTGCAAGTGTTCGACCAGCTACATTAATCCTATTTGATTTGTTAGTTTTAAAAGGAAAATCCTATAAATCCCAAAAACTTTACGTTAGAAAAAAAGCGCTTGAAGCTCTGTTTCATAAACTTCATGGAGAACGCATTTGGCTGATAGAGTCATTTCGCAGTGACGATATCATTAATAAAATTGTTTTTGAGCAAAAGGCTGAAGGGATGGTCGCGAAACGACGAACGAGTACGTACCAAACTGGAAAGCAGCATCATGATTGGTACAAAATTAAAAATTGGCGAGTAATCCATGGATTCCTCATAGCCTATGATACGGGAAATGACTATTTTGATATTGGTATTTTCCATCAAAATCAAATTTATGTGATTGGTAAATGCAAACACGGACTAGATAAAGATTCGTTTCAAACAGTAAAACAATTATTTATGATAAATGGAAAGAAACAAGGAAAACGCCATCTTTTGCCGCCAGCATTATGTGCTTCTATCCACACCCTTGATTTATACAAACAAGAATTGCGGGAACCTGAATTTGCTGGCCTCTTGCCGCATGGTAAACCAGAAGAATGCACGTTTGAACGTTTACAGCTGGATTTGGCAATGCTCCCTAAAACAATTGATTTAACGAATACAGAAAAATTGCTATGGCCAGATGTTTATATTTCAAAAGGAGAACTTCTTTCATATATGCGAGAAATTTCTCCCTATATGCTCCCTTTTCTGCAGAAACGGGAACTAACCATTATTCGGTGTCCAGATGGTATTAATAAGGAGCATTTTTTTCAGAAACATTTACCGGACTATGCTCCTGATTTCATTACTTCTATACCTTCAGGCGAGGGACGAACATTTGTTTGCGATCGTCTGGATACATTGATTTGGTTTGCAAATCATGGTGCTGTGGAGTACCACATCCCATTTCAGCATGCCAGAAGCACTGTACCATCAGAAATCGCTTTTGATCTTGATCCACCTGACAGGGAGCATTTTCATCTGGCTATTCGTGCAGCACAGCTTATAAAATCTTTACTTGATGATCTTAACTTGATCTCATTTGTTAAAACATCAGGAAATAAGGGTTTACAGATTTATATTCCATTGCGACCAGGCAGCATGACATACGAAGAAACTGCGACCTTTACGAAAGCAATCGCCGTAACAATTGAAAATACGTATCCAGAATATTTTACAACGGAGCGGATGAAGAAAAAAAGAAATGGGCGATTGTACATTGATTATGTTCAGCATGGTAAGGATAAAACATTAATAGCTCCTTACTCTCCACGTATGACAAAAGAAGGAACCGTGGCAACTCCTCTATTTTGGAAGGAAGTTAATGAGAATCTGCATCCTACCCATTTTACAATTCAAAATGTGATAGAGCGGGTCAAAAATAACGGTTGTCCATTCAGGAATTACTTTGATACGGCAACAACACAGTCTCTGAATAAAGTCTTACCGCTCGTAAGAGAATAA
- a CDS encoding DUF2383 domain-containing protein: MNEKDIVKELNAYLKGEYMGIHAYEHYIKHTNDPKLKSELQRIQQEHKQHAAKIAEQIQNLGGKAAEDNGIKSSMQELMMSFKNYPDQKTEIIKGVLQGQEMGIHQVEEIIRGELDSKSLDIVKQNLDEDRAHINQLNDLLQQ, encoded by the coding sequence ATGAATGAAAAAGATATCGTTAAGGAATTAAATGCATATTTAAAAGGAGAATATATGGGAATTCACGCATATGAACACTATATTAAACACACAAATGACCCAAAACTGAAAAGCGAATTGCAGCGTATACAACAAGAACATAAACAACATGCTGCAAAAATTGCCGAACAAATTCAAAATTTAGGCGGTAAGGCCGCAGAGGATAATGGGATAAAGTCATCTATGCAGGAATTGATGATGAGTTTTAAAAATTACCCTGATCAAAAGACAGAGATAATTAAAGGCGTCCTTCAAGGGCAAGAAATGGGAATTCACCAGGTAGAAGAGATTATTCGTGGAGAATTGGATTCAAAAAGTCTTGATATTGTTAAACAAAATTTAGATGAAGACAGAGCCCATATAAATCAGTTAAATGATCTGTTGCAGCAATAA
- a CDS encoding YugN family protein, translating to MLKLQTQIEGMEAYFGDVHKVIRANGFTFCSNFEYDHGKFDMVLCREGGETIYIRIPFNVLKGELDHPNAYIQFGQPYVIKHVVNTGLDWDENSLLTTIGFNQFQDPVDKDGNIIDKSRWEEAGEQQVQRIYRSINDFQIS from the coding sequence ATGCTTAAACTGCAAACTCAAATTGAAGGAATGGAAGCATATTTTGGTGATGTACATAAAGTAATTAGAGCAAATGGATTTACCTTCTGCAGCAATTTTGAATATGATCATGGAAAGTTTGATATGGTCCTTTGCCGAGAAGGAGGAGAAACAATTTACATCAGAATTCCATTTAATGTTCTGAAAGGAGAATTAGACCATCCTAATGCTTATATTCAATTTGGACAACCATATGTTATCAAGCATGTAGTTAATACGGGTCTGGATTGGGATGAGAATTCATTATTAACGACAATAGGATTCAATCAGTTTCAGGATCCGGTTGATAAGGACGGTAATATAATAGATAAAAGCAGATGGGAGGAAGCCGGCGAGCAACAAGTTCAACGCATTTATCGTTCCATTAACGACTTCCAAATATCCTAA
- a CDS encoding DUF1540 domain-containing protein → MAKDVLCEVNSCTYWGPGNRCHANAIYIVNRKGKEASNSEETDCKTFVPKV, encoded by the coding sequence ATGGCAAAAGATGTGCTTTGTGAAGTAAATAGTTGTACGTACTGGGGACCTGGCAACAGATGCCATGCAAATGCGATTTATATTGTCAATCGTAAAGGGAAGGAAGCTTCAAATAGTGAAGAAACAGATTGCAAAACGTTTGTACCAAAAGTTTAA
- a CDS encoding methyltransferase domain-containing protein — protein sequence MKQNIYDNPIFFSKYIALRDSGITYNDFVEQPAIKSLMPDLTDKRVLDLGCGTGHFAAYCVENGAASVLGIDISRNMIEEAKKRNIHQKIEYICSPIEDVDLPNKTFDIVISSLAVHYIENYSKLIQKINRVLNENGQFVFSTEHPFITARKEMNNWVLNENGEKLHWALDNYQEEGRRDHTWYVDGVVVYHRTISTLINTLISNGFVVERLIEPQAMSEGLEKMPKLINEKRRSSFILLRSKKVSTISG from the coding sequence ATGAAACAAAACATATACGATAATCCAATCTTTTTCAGCAAGTACATAGCCTTGCGTGATAGCGGTATTACATATAATGATTTTGTTGAGCAGCCGGCGATTAAATCGTTAATGCCGGATTTAACTGACAAACGTGTACTGGATCTTGGATGCGGAACTGGTCATTTTGCAGCCTATTGTGTTGAGAACGGAGCGGCCAGTGTTCTAGGTATCGACATATCAAGAAATATGATTGAAGAAGCAAAAAAGCGAAATATTCACCAGAAGATTGAATATATATGCTCGCCGATTGAAGATGTGGATTTACCAAATAAAACATTTGACATTGTGATAAGTTCGCTCGCTGTTCACTATATTGAAAACTACAGCAAGTTAATCCAAAAAATAAATCGTGTTTTAAATGAAAACGGTCAATTTGTTTTTTCAACAGAGCACCCATTTATAACAGCTCGAAAGGAGATGAATAACTGGGTATTAAATGAAAATGGCGAAAAACTGCATTGGGCACTGGATAATTACCAGGAAGAAGGAAGACGGGACCATACATGGTATGTTGATGGGGTAGTTGTTTACCACCGCACAATTTCAACCTTAATTAATACACTTATCAGCAATGGATTTGTAGTGGAACGGTTAATAGAGCCCCAAGCCATGTCAGAAGGGTTAGAGAAGATGCCAAAACTGATAAATGAAAAGCGAAGATCCTCATTTATTTTATTAAGGAGCAAAAAAGTTAGCACTATTTCTGGATAA
- a CDS encoding aromatic acid exporter family protein: MKIGYRTIKTAIGTPLSISIAQLLGLTNFVSAGILTILCIQPSRKRSFYSALHRFIACIIATVYAYIFFEWIGYHPLVLCIMLLVFIPTTVFLKVTPGIATSSVVTLNLYSASSITLTSLFDQFLLIIVGIGVGLLLNLYMPSLDKPLKEKQQKLEDNFTAILYEYSQYIRYKHTTWKGNELAESEDILMEANMLVERDRENHLLRNKHPYRDYFRMRTRQFELLKQMLPLVSRLPDADPIAERIADFFESLSKNVHPGNTAIIYLDQLRELRLLINEEELPKTREAFEARSNLFQLLHEIENYLIIKLKYKESDVKIFKRLRNQKKQQN, translated from the coding sequence ATGAAAATTGGCTATCGGACAATTAAAACGGCTATTGGCACGCCTTTATCAATATCGATAGCACAGCTGTTAGGCTTAACGAACTTTGTATCAGCTGGAATTCTAACTATCTTGTGTATTCAGCCCTCTAGAAAAAGATCCTTCTATAGCGCCTTGCACAGGTTTATAGCTTGCATTATTGCTACAGTATATGCTTATATATTTTTTGAATGGATTGGTTATCATCCGCTTGTTCTTTGTATAATGTTACTTGTTTTCATACCTACAACTGTATTCTTAAAAGTAACTCCTGGTATTGCAACGAGTTCGGTTGTTACATTAAATTTATACAGTGCTTCCTCCATAACATTAACATCTCTATTTGATCAATTTTTATTAATTATTGTTGGGATTGGTGTCGGTCTCTTGTTAAATTTATATATGCCAAGTCTGGATAAACCATTAAAAGAAAAACAACAAAAATTGGAAGATAATTTTACAGCTATTTTATATGAATACTCCCAATATATTCGTTATAAGCATACAACATGGAAAGGAAATGAACTTGCTGAATCTGAGGATATTTTAATGGAAGCAAATATGCTTGTGGAACGTGATCGAGAAAATCATTTGCTGCGCAATAAACATCCATACCGAGACTATTTTCGAATGCGAACAAGACAGTTCGAGTTATTGAAGCAAATGCTTCCGCTAGTTTCAAGATTACCAGATGCAGATCCAATTGCTGAAAGAATTGCTGATTTTTTTGAAAGTCTTTCCAAAAATGTCCACCCCGGAAATACAGCAATTATTTATCTCGATCAATTAAGAGAATTGCGATTATTGATTAATGAGGAAGAACTACCTAAGACTAGAGAAGCGTTTGAAGCTAGATCAAACTTGTTTCAATTATTGCATGAAATTGAAAATTATCTGATCATCAAGCTGAAATATAAAGAAAGTGATGTAAAAATATTTAAACGCTTAAGGAATCAAAAAAAGCAGCAAAATTAA
- a CDS encoding BrxA/BrxB family bacilliredoxin, which translates to MDFNLFMQDVVDAARKDITEAGYKELKTPEEVDTALSEKGTTLVMVNSTCGCAGGVARPAAAHSVHFDKRPDKLVTVFAGQDREATEKAREYFEGYPPSSPSFALLKDGKIVSMIERHDIEGHSPMEVTTKLQAIFDEHCPEV; encoded by the coding sequence ATGGATTTTAATTTATTCATGCAGGATGTCGTTGATGCTGCGCGTAAAGATATAACTGAAGCAGGATATAAAGAACTAAAAACTCCAGAGGAAGTTGACACTGCACTTAGTGAAAAGGGAACAACGCTTGTTATGGTCAATTCAACATGCGGTTGTGCTGGCGGGGTCGCTCGTCCGGCAGCAGCTCACTCAGTTCATTTTGATAAACGACCGGATAAACTTGTAACGGTTTTCGCTGGTCAAGACCGGGAAGCAACTGAAAAAGCACGAGAATACTTTGAAGGATATCCGCCTTCATCACCTTCATTTGCATTGCTTAAAGATGGCAAAATTGTTTCAATGATTGAACGCCATGATATTGAAGGTCATAGTCCTATGGAAGTAACTACGAAGTTACAAGCAATCTTTGATGAGCATTGTCCTGAAGTTTAA
- a CDS encoding dihydrolipoamide acetyltransferase family protein encodes MTAEKITMPQLGESVTEGTISTWLVKAGDQVNKYDPIAEVMTDKVNAEVPSSFTGVIKELTVNEGDTVAVGELICYIDTKETSVQGETVETKQTESKETPSTKADDSMKKRYSPAVLRLAQDNNIDLEQVTGSGRGGRITRKDIEKIIASGDIQKAPSTVKKTETTQRASAQSTGITNNTSVEIHNGDIEIPVKGVRKVIAENMVKSKQEIPHAWMTVEVDVTDLVTYRNQVKDAFKKDEGFGLTYFAFFVKAVSQALKEYPPLNSMWAGDKIIQKKDIHLSIAVAKENELFVPVIKHADEKTIKAIARDIHELAMRARNGKLTAEDMQGGTFTVNNTGSFGSISSMGVINHPQAAILQVESIVKRPVIINNMFAARDMVNLSLSLDHRILDGLVCGRFLSRVKGILENMNEHTINLY; translated from the coding sequence ATGACTGCTGAAAAAATTACAATGCCCCAGCTCGGTGAAAGTGTAACAGAGGGAACAATTAGTACATGGCTCGTTAAAGCCGGCGATCAAGTAAATAAGTATGACCCCATCGCTGAAGTAATGACAGATAAAGTAAATGCAGAGGTTCCATCCTCCTTTACAGGTGTAATAAAGGAGCTTACTGTAAACGAGGGAGATACTGTTGCTGTTGGTGAGCTGATTTGCTATATCGATACAAAAGAAACGAGTGTGCAGGGCGAAACTGTGGAAACTAAGCAGACTGAATCAAAGGAAACCCCATCAACAAAAGCAGATGATTCGATGAAAAAGCGTTATTCTCCTGCAGTGCTTCGATTAGCTCAGGACAATAATATTGATTTAGAACAAGTAACTGGTTCGGGACGAGGCGGAAGAATTACCAGAAAGGATATCGAAAAAATAATTGCTTCTGGTGATATTCAAAAGGCTCCGTCAACAGTTAAAAAAACGGAAACAACTCAGCGGGCGTCTGCACAGAGCACTGGGATAACAAATAATACATCAGTTGAGATCCATAATGGAGATATTGAAATTCCGGTTAAAGGAGTCCGGAAAGTGATTGCTGAAAATATGGTCAAATCCAAACAGGAGATTCCGCATGCTTGGATGACGGTTGAGGTTGATGTAACTGATCTTGTGACATATCGGAATCAAGTTAAAGATGCTTTCAAAAAAGATGAAGGCTTTGGATTGACTTATTTTGCATTTTTCGTGAAAGCAGTCTCGCAAGCACTGAAGGAATATCCTCCATTAAACAGCATGTGGGCAGGCGATAAAATTATTCAGAAAAAAGATATTCATCTTTCGATTGCTGTTGCAAAAGAGAACGAGCTTTTTGTGCCAGTTATTAAGCATGCGGACGAAAAAACGATTAAAGCCATTGCGCGAGATATACATGAACTAGCAATGAGGGCACGAAACGGCAAATTAACTGCAGAAGATATGCAAGGGGGGACCTTTACAGTTAATAATACTGGTTCTTTTGGATCAATATCCTCGATGGGAGTTATTAACCATCCACAGGCCGCTATTTTACAAGTAGAATCAATTGTGAAGCGTCCCGTTATTATTAATAACATGTTTGCAGCACGTGATATGGTAAATCTCTCTCTATCATTAGATCACCGTATTTTAGATGGCCTCGTATGCGGCAGATTTTTATCGAGAGTTAAAGGAATACTTGAAAATATGAATGAGCATACGATTAACTTGTATTAA
- a CDS encoding alpha-ketoacid dehydrogenase subunit beta: MPVMSYIQAVTTALREEMQRDEKVFILGEDVGKKGGVFRATDGLYEAFGEARVLDTPLAESAIAGVGIGAAMYGMRPVAEMQFADFIMPAVNQIISEAAKMRYRSNNDWNVPLTIRAPYGGGVHGALYHSQSVEAMFANQPGLKIVMPSTPYDVKGLLKAAIRDNDPVLFFEHKRAYRLLKGEVPEDDYVLPIGKADVKREGVDITVITYGLCVHFALQAAEKLAEDGINAHILDLRTVYPLDQEAIIEAAKKTGKVLLITEDNKEGSIIGEVAAIIAEHCLFDLDAPIKRLAGPDVPAMPYAPTMEKYFMMNPDKVEKAMRDLAEY, encoded by the coding sequence ATGCCAGTAATGTCTTATATTCAGGCAGTAACAACCGCATTAAGAGAGGAAATGCAACGAGACGAGAAAGTATTTATTCTTGGAGAAGATGTCGGTAAAAAAGGTGGAGTCTTTCGAGCGACAGATGGTTTGTACGAAGCCTTCGGTGAAGCTCGTGTTTTAGATACTCCTTTAGCAGAATCAGCTATTGCAGGTGTAGGAATCGGAGCGGCCATGTACGGAATGCGGCCAGTTGCAGAAATGCAATTTGCTGATTTCATTATGCCGGCAGTGAACCAAATAATTTCCGAGGCAGCAAAGATGCGTTATCGTTCCAATAATGACTGGAACGTACCATTAACAATTCGCGCTCCATATGGTGGAGGTGTCCACGGTGCGCTATATCACTCGCAATCAGTTGAAGCTATGTTTGCGAATCAGCCTGGACTTAAAATTGTTATGCCTTCCACTCCTTATGATGTTAAGGGTCTATTAAAAGCAGCAATTCGCGACAATGATCCGGTTCTATTCTTTGAGCATAAACGGGCTTATCGGTTGCTAAAGGGGGAAGTTCCTGAGGATGACTATGTGCTTCCAATTGGAAAAGCAGACGTCAAACGCGAAGGTGTAGATATCACTGTCATTACGTACGGCTTATGCGTACATTTTGCTTTACAGGCAGCAGAAAAGCTGGCTGAGGATGGAATTAATGCGCATATTCTGGATTTACGAACAGTTTATCCATTAGACCAAGAGGCAATTATTGAAGCTGCTAAGAAAACTGGAAAAGTTTTACTTATAACAGAGGATAATAAAGAAGGTAGTATCATTGGTGAGGTTGCGGCAATAATTGCTGAACATTGCCTATTTGATTTAGATGCACCAATCAAGAGGCTAGCAGGACCAGACGTCCCGGCAATGCCATACGCACCAACCATGGAAAAATATTTTATGATGAACCCGGATAAAGTAGAAAAAGCAATGCGCGATTTAGCAGAATATTAA
- a CDS encoding thiamine pyrophosphate-dependent dehydrogenase E1 component subunit alpha has product MTINRHQEIGLTNEQVLEMYETMLLARKLDERMWLLNRSGKIPFVISCQGQEAAQVGAAFALNRKEDYVAPYYRDMGVVLAFGMTVKDLMLSAFAKADDPNSGGRQMPGHFGQKKNRILSGSSPVTTQVPHAVGVALAAKMEKKDFVTFVTLGEGSSNQGDFHEGLNFAGVHKLPVITMVENNKYAISVPYERQVASKNVADRALGYGMPGVTVDGNDPLAVYQAVKEARDRAIRGDGPSLIESVSYRLTAHSSDDDDRTYREKDEVEEAKKKDSIFTFATYLKENQILTEAVEQNLNETITKLVNEATDFAENAAYAKPEDTLKYVYEETK; this is encoded by the coding sequence ATGACAATAAATCGACATCAGGAAATAGGTTTAACGAATGAACAAGTTTTAGAAATGTATGAAACGATGCTCTTAGCAAGAAAACTGGATGAACGTATGTGGTTACTAAACCGCTCTGGTAAAATACCATTCGTTATTTCTTGCCAAGGACAAGAAGCGGCTCAGGTTGGTGCAGCTTTCGCTTTAAATCGAAAGGAAGACTATGTTGCACCATATTATCGAGACATGGGTGTTGTCCTGGCCTTTGGGATGACTGTTAAGGATTTAATGTTATCAGCATTTGCTAAAGCAGATGATCCGAACTCTGGCGGTAGACAAATGCCAGGGCATTTCGGTCAAAAGAAAAATCGTATTTTATCAGGTTCTTCACCTGTTACAACGCAGGTTCCACATGCGGTTGGTGTAGCACTTGCAGCTAAAATGGAAAAGAAGGATTTTGTCACCTTTGTCACGCTAGGGGAAGGTTCCTCTAACCAAGGAGATTTTCATGAAGGATTAAACTTTGCAGGAGTGCATAAATTGCCAGTTATTACAATGGTTGAAAATAACAAGTATGCAATTTCTGTGCCATACGAGCGTCAGGTAGCAAGTAAAAATGTTGCAGATCGTGCATTGGGCTATGGCATGCCAGGTGTAACTGTGGATGGCAATGACCCACTGGCTGTGTATCAAGCAGTAAAGGAAGCTCGGGACCGTGCGATTCGCGGAGATGGTCCATCTCTAATTGAATCTGTATCTTATCGTCTAACAGCACATTCAAGTGATGATGATGACCGCACGTATCGTGAAAAAGATGAAGTGGAAGAAGCAAAGAAAAAGGATTCTATTTTTACATTTGCCACATATTTAAAAGAAAATCAAATATTAACTGAAGCTGTTGAACAAAACTTGAATGAAACGATCACTAAGCTTGTTAATGAAGCAACCGATTTTGCCGAAAATGCGGCTTACGCAAAACCGGAAGATACGCTTAAATATGTTTACGAAGAAACGAAGTAG